Sequence from the Xiphophorus maculatus strain JP 163 A chromosome 16, X_maculatus-5.0-male, whole genome shotgun sequence genome:
ttattattaagctccattttaaagttccgaactaatcccatgtgtaacattgcttcggatgaaaaagtcatatacggccaaaaagagcaattacgtcatgtaaaatattcaaggcttttattttgaaatttttgttaagcttcattttaaagggccaaactaataccatgtgtaacagtgctttggatgaaaaagtcaaataaagccaaaaaagagcaattacgtcatgtaaaaatattcagggcttttattgtgaaattttcaatatgcttaattttaaagttccaaactaatcccatgtgtaacagttactgagttaaatcagttatatacagcccaaagcagcaagtagttgtaaaggccagttctcagtcctgatctgtttcaactgaggatagatagaactacagtgatgcgtttttgtagtccaaatcaccagccaatagcctcttgagttccgttgctatggcaaataatggtctcagcaggtgtgagctctgagctgtgagctctcaaacacacaagtgtgtttgagcaaacacactttactgaaaaaaagcattggaaacaaatccttcttgttcgggaaccgtaatacatattcgaaaagcgttttaagcgtatgacagttcaatgtgtcttctgcgatagtcccgagattcatatctgtacctcactcagagcatttacagtgatgagagaaagaaatgttgtgcccatatctgatccgaggtcggctgtcactctaatatgaccaaaaatgagaaactttgggtcgcttagaggcaaattgtggacaaaccgtaactggtatcgacgagccgtcttcactttcgaagagatcacagacgtatctacaaaatgaaatttgaatggcatttctaggtgaatttgtgacgacacagcaaatcctcaaaaatagggtatttctaggatttttcccattgacttataatgggatttttttcgtagttttttgcgaattatgtcgccacgttaagcccaaatcccaccaaaagtaatagcaatcatggcgtgaattttctgcacgttttgatacctcatttgtaggtgtgcacccagcggtatgagccgcattaacggttacggaagaaaaataaataaagagacgcttctctccgacaatagtaataggttcctgccattgctttgcatggcaggccccaataataaagaaacttttcttgggagaatagcaataggttcctgccattgctttgcatggcaggccccaataaaaaCTTCACACTTATAGTTCAGGCAAGCCTTTCCTCCCTTTCATATTGTTCTACTTcaatttgggtctcaactgcttatAAAACCAgtccaagtgcttaaaaaaaacaaggcaaccAGTTTTTTTGCTAAATCACATTCGAAGGGCGCTaagccgttacctagcaaccccagcccgtcacctagcaaccgcCGCGGAGATCTACGTGACTTCGTTTTACCGCTATAAACCAGTGGCTATGTTAACGTCTGTGatttgaccttttctttttcaaatatcGGCAGCTTTTATCACTGGCATCggacttaaaatatttttttattgtagtctCACCAGCTTGTTGTTGTAACCCAGAGTATCACAAGACTTATTCAGTAAGGTCAGTTAGATTGTGTTAGCCGGTCCGCCATTAGCAGCGTCTCCATAACGTATCTTTAATAGAGAACATCCggttacatttcaaaataagaccaTCAACGTAGCCTACACTAACGGTAGATATTCTTCTGAGATGTTTGTAAGTAGGGAGGGCTAAATATTGATATCTTACCATTACATAATATAAGATATATATGCAATTCCAAATATAATCTCATTTAAACTGACTTTGAGACAAAGAAATTGTActctatgtttttattattattttaaagcgGTCACCACAGATGATTGATTCctgtaaaaaattttaatacatttttgttgttgtaactaGATAATCAGCGTTTGCTCTTTAGAAACAACCACTTTGAGTCTGTAAAAAACACATTCTCGCTGTATGtgctgcacaatggctgctgttcttgacttaccatccagaaaccacctGCTGCATTCTTCTcacttcttctgcttttcaaagttttataaCTGGTTGAATAATttcgcatctgtttgcagccgtATTCACGTGGCGTGTAAACGCTGAGTTTGTGGGCGTGGCAAGCAGccgattatttggatttaaagtgacaggactccctaaaacagctcattctgaactgaccaaacaaaaatgtcatgatctaagaataattttgtgcaaaaaatgtaattgaccTGTGTTGTATGGATCATAGGTCTATCCCAACCTGTTCATGGAAGCATAACTGgtctatctccagtggtcaCTGGGTGAAAgttggggtacaccctggacaacACACAGATAAACACTGGACCAACAACCATCCACACACACCTTCAGACCTAAGGGTTACAGGTCACATGATGTattatttatagaaaatagTCCCTTCTCTTCCTTCAGTCGGTCTTCCCCACAGGTCAACCCAAGAGCTTCTTCACATTCCAGATCCTACAGACTGGCATACCGACGGTCTAGAAAGTAATTGATGGCGATTGAAGACCGCGGAGGAGCGTGTCGCCTTACAGTTTCTGCAGAGAACAAACATCTGTATGGAAACGGATGTTAAAATCACatgtaaacatgtaaaaacactCAAGAGTCTGCCATGTCTCAGCCCCCTCTTGCTATTTCTAAGGAGGGTTTTTCATTCCTGTCCCAGGTGAAGAAGACTTCAAAAACACACcaaagagaaactttttttgactaaaataataaacatatttgatttattttgaaaaactctCAGTGAGAgtgtcaaactaattttaattttgggccaaatcaagatcatggaTGCAGAATACAGGGATTAAACCTAAAAACGaactataaatattaaaaatgtctgtctCTGCATTCAATGAACACTTTTCAAGATTAAACAATGTCAACCATCTTTTCACATGTAATTCAGCAGTTTACAgataaaactgctttaaattgactgataaaattgtatttaagcACACAGTATCCCTAGAATAAAAATAGGCCACGGAAATAGCTGTGGCGGGCTGCATTTGGCCCGCAGGCCTTATATTTGACACCTACTATAATGTAAAAATgctacagaaaaagaaacattcaaagTGTTGTTGCCAGTtttgagaaattaaaatatgaaaaacagattaaaagagAGGAGTCAAGAAGGTTTTGAGTGGAGTTtggcttaaaataaaacatcagattttttgcattacaaattcgataaaaaaattttttttcctttttttgcttgctttcttttctgaaaatgaaattacagaaaatattttttaaaaaagaaactcagaaatttttaaattaatctcagtaattttctagaaaaaaaacttggaaatatttgaaatccaaaagttaaaaataagtgggaaaaatttcagaaatttttagattaacctCAGAAATTTGTGAGAATAAACTTTGAAACTTCTAaactccaaaagtcaaaactttgtgggaaaaatttcagacatttttaggttattctaaaaaaacaaactaggattttctaaaatcaaaaattacaattttttaaatctcaaaattaaTTCTTTTTCCCAGTAAATTTTTCACTTCCTAACGTCAGAAACTTCCAaggtttttgcagaaaatttctaaaaattaatgtaaaaacgtttgtgtttctttttgtaaatttacTCTTCCTCCATTTTTTAATCTGCAAGAATACACTGTCATAtatatttccattaaaaactcaaccaaaaataactaagatttatttttttgctctggTTTACGTAACAACTTCACGTCAGCAGGAAGACTGACAGTCTCTGGATTTCCAACATAAAACTGGTTAATCCAGATTACAGCAGCAGGAGTGGAAACTAGTAAAGAACAAAGACAGATGAGATCAGTGGAATCGCACATAATCACAagcacaaagcaaaaataacgTTGGCtttcaatcaggtttattttgcTATTCTGGTTGTTCTCAGCTGTTCCTTTTCTATTCGCCATGAAGGGAGGGTCCGCCGCACGGCGGTGCGCCGCGCCAATAATCCCCTGGATTAAGCTGAGGAGGAGCAAAAGAGCACAActaaacagcaaaaatgtacTAAACTTTTCACTGgtcaggcaaaaaaaacaacaaaaaaaacccccagaaaaaaacaaatatttcttaaaaataaaagactatAAAGCTCTTTATGGTGTTTTACgctttaaaaatgttaggaTTCCTTCtctatattaaaatttttatctaGTCAACttcttgtttggtttatttgcaACCaaacattaagattttattaaaatttatctaattttaataattgaattTTTCTTATCTAACGATAATTGGTATAAATCACTTATTTTTATCATCataaagaataattttattgGTATATTGCATGTCCAAGATATAGTTATGCAAAGCTAAATCATAATTGACAAAAATCCACTTAATGTTTATTAATTCCTCAAAGGATTttggatttaaattaaaattttcacatcaaaaacacaaaatctcacaaagtttattttatttatttattttgtttactatATTTAGTGCAAATCTCTtagtacacatgaaataagacaaaactaactcaagCTTAAATTTTCTGCAAGATATGGCAGatttttcaagtaaataattccttaagattgatgaaaatgtactaatttataaaaatatatttttgccattttctaagggaaataatctgatactttttaaaataagggaattattgacttcaaacaAAAGGCTATATTTTTGctataaagttaaatgtaagtttttttatttcaacttaaaATTCTGCATTagaaaaaatacttggcaaaaatgtgagtttttgaggtttattgcaatttatttttaaaaaatcacaaatttctatatttaaaaaggtgaatgcatctgtttttaatttcaacagCTAATTTCGCAGTTTTAGATTTCCTGAATAGTCATATAAACCGTAAAACTGAGTTTGCACTTAAAACAATGTGAGAAATGTTTGATAATGGACATTAAAACTGTGCTTTCACTGTCAGTCTCTGTTATTTTAATTAGAGCCAAACATGAGAAGACCTCATTGTCGTCTCTTCTGTGGGAAAATCTCAGCTTCACAAAGCAAGCCGAGCCAAAAATTGCGTCCGTGTATAAAATATAGAATCGTACGCGCATCGCaggccaaaaataaaaccataggGTAGACGAGACATCTTCCTGCAAGCAGATGAAGCCGGGAGGAGGGACAGCGATCCAGCTGAGCATCTATGTTCTGAATATCCTTATTAGTCCACGTGGGAGTGCAAAGTCCCGCAGCTATCAGGTTTGCTTAATTCCAAGACTCCTGCGTCTATTTTTGATCTCCTGTAAGGTGATAGCTGTTCCGCCATTCTGTCTCCTTagcttctctcctctctctctctcttctttatATCTCCATCCAAACTTGAAGCGGAGGCTAAAGATAGACGATGAGGAATCGTATAAAAGCCCCCGGGAATATCCGTGCAACGCGGCTTCACACTTTCTGTTCTTACTTGATCTCCCAAACCTCCACCTCAAGATGGTGAGTAGCAGCGTTCCTGCTCCTCTGTGCTCTTCTGAAGGAAATATCTGGATAAAAATTCAGCCAAAACTTTGGATTTTACtctgattttttctttatttgaaggatttatttatttattttttatccgtTTAGGGGTCACTGCAGTTTGGTGATGTTCTTATCTGACGATAAAATCacttatttttaccttttagtGGCATATGGAGCAAAGCTAGATGCTAATTGACAAAAATCCACttaatgtttattcatttcTCTAAAGAATTCGGATTTGGAGAAGAATTTAGAtcttcactgcaaaaccacaaaatgttttaaagtatttttgtctagtttctacttgaaataagacgaaactaacttttcagaaagaagtagagcttattttaagtctaattttaagtcagtaatattgatgaaaaatgacTAGTTATAAGTGGAATGAAGTGgaacaagatatttttataactagtactttttcatcaatgttaacaaataatttacttaaaacaagatcttGTATTTTGCTAAAACGTTACTTATGctagtttatttcaaatgtgttaAAACGTTTGATCCAGAAACTACACAAGaataatgttttagattttgtgaCTTCAAGTGCAGTTTCTGATGCAATCATTGTGTGTTGCACATCATTAATggctgttaaataaaaaatagctcGTGCATATgtcctgttttcattttaaagaccTTTAGAGGAACTTTTTGCAGATGCTAGCATGTTAAAGAACCTGCTGTGCGTTTCCAATCCAGGCACCAAAGAAGGCTAAGAGGAGGGCAGCAGCAGGAGACGGAGGCTCCTCCAACGTGTTCTCCATGTTTGAGCAGAGCCAGATTCAGGAGTACAAAGAGGTGAGATTCAAATCAATCACAATCTGATTACTCCAAAAAAACTCAATTACTGAGTGATAAATGAAATGATTCCTAATTAAAATTAGCTTTAGCTGCTTTTGGATGGCAGCAGCTGCCTCCTCCGCTCCCCTGACAGTTCAGTAAGCAGCTGAATGCGATTAGAGACTTTGACGGCATTTCAGGCGCTCCATATCTTGCTCAACCTTTGACCTCCTGCTCAGCTGTTATTCAAGCATCTCATAGCTCTTTGTTACAGCAAACACGCCAACacaacagaagcaaaaaaaagggAGAACTTTAGCATTAAATTAAGTGAGTGTAGAAAAACGCAGGTGTTAAAAGTCAAAGAGATTGGATTTTAGGTGGGTTGGCTGTGAGCAGATTGGATGACGATTTCCTGAATAGAAAACATGCCGTCTGCGACAAACGATACCGGCTTCTTGAGTGGCACTTAGTGGAGGAACGGTGCGATGATTGCAGCAATCTTAGCGCGTTCCGCAGATGGAAAGCATCTGCAGGTATCAGCACATAAACGGCCTGTGGGTAAAACGGGAAGGGGAAGAAATAGCAAAGCGAGTCTGGAGGGTTGAGGAAAAGGTTGGCGACTGAGTTCGAGTGTCTTAAATTACACTGGCACATCGTAGAGCGGATCGGACAGCTGGGCCCGGATGATACGTTCCCAAAAAAGACCAGGGAGGCCAGAGGGCGGATCAGCCACCCTGTCCCCGAAACCCCAAAGGCCAAATCTGACATTTTGGAAAAACCACTTCACAGCTGAAACCTAAACTCTGCAAAAACCCAATATATTACCAAGTcaaatttctagtgcaaatacacttttaataagacaaaactaactcagaaATCTCagagttttttctagaaagttgtggagattaattacaaaaattctggcttttctttttcatgagtttttgatttttggagctcggaaatttccttgtttttttctaaacagtttctgatattaacattaaaatttctgggggtaaattttacatttctggaGATCAAaaattttccagttttatttctagaaagatttaaaaaaaaaacttcatagaaaaaataaatattaattacaattaacataaattttaatattaaaatttatgagggtttttttgtattttcaggttttggagctcagacattttcttgttttttttctggcctGTCAGTGTCGGTGGACAGtcattttttgacagttttgaacttttcctgtactctgcactgcaaaaacaccaaatcttaccaagtattttttatctattttctaGTTAAAGTATCTCAATAAacctaaaataagacaaaactaacttataagtaacttttcaacaagatatagcagcttgttttaagtaaataattccttagtattgatgaaaaagtagtaGTTCCattgccagattatttcacttggcattatcgttacctagcaaccccagccaggCCCAACCtgtaacctagcaacccagttctagttccactgagtgaaataatctgtcagtagAAATAGAACTTTCTCCTCAAtgttaaataattgatttaaaacaagctgccaTTTCTCACTGATAAGTTACTTGTAatctagttttgtcttattttaagcgAACTACGATATTTATACTAGatattagaccaaaaatacttggtaagattttgtgtttttgcattgtggACTCTGTTTCTCTAACTCTAAAGGTATTTGGCTGGAGATACCAGTGGAAAGCTGTCGTCTGTTTCtgtataacatttatttcaacatgtcaaaatgtgaagACAGTTCCCCAGTGACAAACCGTTCTCCGTTTCTCAGGCCTTCACAATCATTGACCAGAACAGAGACGGCATCATCAGCAAAGATGACCTGAGGGACGTCCTGGCCTCAATGGGTGAGCTCTTCCTGCAACCCGCTCTGTCCGCCTGGCGCCCGCGTCGCTTCCTTTTCCCGACCTCTTGTGTTGATTTCCGGTTCTGCTCCATTAAGGTCAACTCAACGTGAAGAATGAGGAGCTGGAGGCCATGGTCAAGGAGGCCAGCGGCCCCATCAACTTCACCGTCTTCCTCACCATGTTCGGCGAGAAGCTGAAGGGTGGGTGCCGCTTTACTTACACAACAAACATTGAGTTGGAGTTAGCAttagttagcattagcagacCTAACTAAACCGTCTTTTTGTATTAGGTGCTGATCCCGAGGACGTTATTCTCTCTGCCTTCAAAGTCCTGGACCCTGAGGGTACCGGAACCATCAAGAAGGAATTGTAAGAACTCGgatttccttgtttttaatCCACCTGATGGACagtgaaaatatttccttttaatccTTTGAATGTTTTCCCTCCAGCCTCCAGGAGCTCCTGACCACTCAGTGCGACAGGTTCTCCCCAGAAGATGTAAGAGTTCAGCCTGTTCAGCTGTTTTGGTTGTTCAAAGGATAAATTTATGAGTTTAAACGTTTCTGAGATTACtctaaaaatttctgtttttttctcaaccattgtaaatttccaagtttttttttctagcagatCTTTTAACCTTTCAAACTCAGTgagttttttcttgaaaatttctcaGATCAATCAATgtctttttcttgaaaattttaaaCTTGTATAGCTCATACATTTCCAcgtttttctttcctcaaatttctgagatgaatttttgacttttcaaacaggaattttctgagatcaatctcaaacatttttcttgaaaatttttGACTCTGGAGCTCAAattttctcttgtttgtttCTCACAAATTTACCATTTTGGAGTTCAGAaattttggaggttttttgtAGAAGGTTTCTGAGCTTCATCTCAAAAtgtcagagatttttttctcgaatttttgagttttttggcggaaatttacttttttttgttttctatctacAGAGGCCCTAAATACGCCATAGTacattatctaagaataattttgcgcaaaaagaaaaagaatgttttGTATCGCCTATAGAGCGattgtaactttaaaaactttgcttaaaaaacaaaagtctgtCAGATTGATTAACTTTATTGGCTCTTTTGTTTATCCAAGCGTCTGAAAAGCATAATTTATTCTAATTTCACAGGAGTTTTATTAACGACTCAATTAATTTCCCCCTGCAGGTTAAGAACATGTGGGCCGCCTTCCCCCCAGATGTGGCCGGCAACGTAGACTACAAGAACATCTGCTACGTCATCACACAcggagaggagaaggaggagtaAAGAGAGAGACGAAGACGAGAAAGACAGTCATCCCTCTGCTTTCTGCCTTCctctttcctcctcttcctccctgctCACCTCTCTGTGTAAACCCACAAGCTCAACCAATCACACCAAGAGACTCGGTTGACGCCTGTGGGAAGTCTATGTTTGCTTATGGGGAATagggatgattttttttttccaataaaattaTCCTGTGACATTTCCAACATCAAGATTCACTCGAACCacctctctttgttttgtttcttgtctgCCTTTCCCTCGGTATCTGAGAGGAAAACGGGTTAATTGG
This genomic interval carries:
- the LOC102234161 gene encoding myosin regulatory light chain 2, skeletal muscle isoform-like isoform X2: MKPGGGTAIQLSIYVLNILISPRGSAKSRSYQRRLKIDDEESYKSPREYPCNAASHFLFLLDLPNLHLKMAPKKAKRRAAAGDGGSSNVFSMFEQSQIQEYKEAFTIIDQNRDGIISKDDLRDVLASMGQLNVKNEELEAMVKEASGPINFTVFLTMFGEKLKGADPEDVILSAFKVLDPEGTGTIKKEFLQELLTTQCDRFSPEDVKNMWAAFPPDVAGNVDYKNICYVITHGEEKEE
- the LOC102234161 gene encoding myosin regulatory light chain 2, skeletal muscle isoform-like isoform X1, giving the protein MKPGGGTAIQLSIYVLNILISPRGSAKSRSYQVCLIPRLLRLFLISCKVIAVPPFCLLSFSPLSLSSLYLHPNLKRRLKIDDEESYKSPREYPCNAASHFLFLLDLPNLHLKMAPKKAKRRAAAGDGGSSNVFSMFEQSQIQEYKEAFTIIDQNRDGIISKDDLRDVLASMGQLNVKNEELEAMVKEASGPINFTVFLTMFGEKLKGADPEDVILSAFKVLDPEGTGTIKKEFLQELLTTQCDRFSPEDVKNMWAAFPPDVAGNVDYKNICYVITHGEEKEE